Within Zonotrichia albicollis isolate bZonAlb1 chromosome 18, bZonAlb1.hap1, whole genome shotgun sequence, the genomic segment GGCATCCCTACAGCTGCAATAACTTTTGCACTGTTCTGACCCAATATGGCTTGCTGAGAAATCCGTGCCCAGTCCCTCTGCTGAGGACTGGATGTGCTGTGGGTAACCTCCACCTTATGCATTAATCCATGCCCCAGATCTGTGCCTGTttcacagagctgcttctaCTGTAATATCAACAGTAGATTTTTAGTgagcaaaaagaaataaaatggtgAGTCATCAGCTTTTTTCCTGCATATCTCATCTGTGGGAAATGCAGAATGCTAACTAGAATAGTTAGGCATCAGCGATAAAATTCCAGCTTTATGTGCCATGTTAATAGTAGGCTAGAGTGTCACcagaagtatttttttcctggtaatATGAGAAATGAATAACTAAGGATCCACTGCTGAATAATGAATAAACGAAAGGCTCGATTAGCACCTTTCAGCTTTCAGATAATTTTAGTGCTGCAGCTTCTTGAGTCAAGAAGAGATGTCACTGAGAgtaaaaggaacagaaaagcaACTACCTGAGATGTTGCTGTtaaagctgtgctgtgagggtggtggtGCACATTTGGCTGGTCAGTGAGGCTCCCCCATAAGCTGACAGGACAGCCTcatgcagagaaaaacagcaaaatgtGGGGCTATTGATGTTAACAGTAATAGCAGGTCATGTGTAGTCTCATAAATCAACCCATCAGTTCCCAAAACATGATTCAAGAGCCTGCTTCAAACAAAAGGAATGAAATTATCAGGGTCTCAAAATGGTGAGCTGACCTCTAGGTGTCTTAAAGAGGAGGAGACAAGTCCAGTTAGGGTGTGTCACAAAAAGGAAACTTTTCTGACATTAGCAAAAGAGAACTTGTGCAACAGGAGAGAGATGGATTATTTAGAGACAGAATTGAAGGGCTAAAGGATAAGTAAAAATACAGACATATTGGTTGCAGGACtacagagaattaaaaaaaaaggcagggggGGAATATCTGAATGATGAGAATGCCCTTACATGCAACACAACTTGAACAGGAGCAGTGATTGCCCTcctccccctctctctctccacaCATGTATAGACAGAGAAGTATTGGTAGTGTTCATGGAACACCAAAAATCATCAGTATGTGCAACAAAATTGGAAGCTACACCTTCTGATATTACTAGTAGTAGTACAGTTACcagtgaaaaataaaacctcaaGAAAAATGACTGGATTTTGGTTTATCCTTAATAACAAAATTAAATCCATCTATCATTCCTATGTTTCAgcttaaggaaaaaataacaatTTACAAGCTTGCTTGAGGCTGAAAAATAACAACTTTACTCAACTAAATCTAAATCATGGTACTCCTATGTTACAGTAAATACCCAGATTAAAAGTCCATCTTCCTCAGAAGATGGACTTAGATTTAGCAGTTTATTTTGTTACTTACCATTTTAGGAGTAATTTATGGTAATCAATATACAATATCTAatgttttgtatttgttttatagacaaaaaaaaatattctttgaaTTATATGAAAGCCATCTACTATTTTGACAGGATCAGTATAGCCCTATGAATACATGAAATCATTCAACCACGTCTTGTCATAGCATGACTCAAAATGGATGTGGTCAAACCTGGCCTCTGCTCTTCCAGATTGATGAAACTGGGAACAAACATAGTGAATAGCTGCAGAAGCCAGGCTGGGAACATGTGCACAGAGCAAGAAATTAATGTCGAAACACAATGATACTGATCATGCTTCAGCATTTCCTAGAAATACAGTCATGCTGAGATCATACAAAAGCGGGGAGCTGAAAATTAAACTATTTTGGTATCTATTCTTACAGAAGTTCTCACTGTAGATATTCCAATATATGAAGAGTATGAATCATGCACTGAATACTAAATTTTCATCAGTTAAACAGTCTCTATTGCTGGCACTTTGGTATCCTGCTTGCAGTGTTGTTAAAtacattgtttttattttcatcctgTTCAAAACCAAATACAGGTTCATTTCAAAACCTACTGAAGTCAACAAAACCATTACTTTTAAAGTGGATCACAGCCACAGCACTTTACAGGGTTTGAAATGTTTTTACTCTTATTTTCTCTTAATAAATACTGTCACTGTTTCTGCTGAGGAAGAACTGTGAATGCCCTTACTCCGAAGTGTCACTTATCATAGGGTGCCAATTCACCATACTGACTTAAGTTCCTCCAACTCATTTTACATTCTCATTTAGTGCCACATAGAAACATTTTTCATCTCAGTAGAAAAGCAAGGTTGAATAAGACGAAGGACCTAACATTATCTAAGGAGCTTAAACTCTTCAGAGCACAAGTGGTGAAAAGCACACTGAGACTATTGCTAGAGATGTTTGCACTGCacctttattttcactttttgaaTAAATCAGGCCTTCATCCTCTTCAAATCTGCAACCTGCATCTTATCCATGACCAACTTGCTTATTGAAAGAGTTCTTTAAAAGTCTGATGAAAGGAATTTAACCACCAGTGTCCTTTAATATTCACTGTGGGTTCAGCATAAGCTGCTTAGAGTCAGTCGGGAGTTGGGAGGCGGCAGGGAGTGCCTGGGATCCCTGTGCGTGTGCTGGTGGGTGTGGAACTGCAGCaactgcagctgggctgggagttTGCTGTGATCACCCCTCCAGGGGGAGAGAATTGATGGGAGAGACTGAAGAGAAACCCTCGTGGCTGCTAAACCTCCAAAGGATGTTAGGTTTGCTGTGATCACCCCTCCAGGGGGAGAGAATTGATGGGAGAGACTGAAGAGAAACCCTCGTGGCTGCTAAACCTCCAAAGGATGTTAGGTTCTttctgtggtggtggtggttatgttttggttttatcggtggtggggttttgttttggttttgttcaggGGAGGTGTCAGTGAAGGAAAAATAGGAGCTAAAGGAGTTGATGCATCAGATACCAAGGTCTTTTTACTTCTCTTTGAGTGAAAAAGAACTCAGTTTCTATAGGTCTCTACAGAACTTTATCTAGCTGGCAAAATGATGGCTTGGCTTGTTGGCCGTTGTACAATGTTGTAGTTCAATGTTTCTGGTTGCAGAGTAATTTTCTGTGAAGTAACATATATCTGTGTTTGGCACAAAGCAAGTTCATATCAAAACCAGAACATGGGTAATGTCCTTCATATTCATTTATAAAAAAGGTCCTTTGAATTAGAGAGTGGCTCCAACAACAGCTCGGCTGTCTGAGATGTACCTGCTGAAGCtcttgcaggcagcaggagtgTACGACTGTCAAAGCTCCTGAATTTCAAAAGAGAAGCAGAATGAGACCAGGCGTAGGCTGCAGCTGTAATCTGTGCTTGGTAGCATCCAAGTCCTCTCCCATGAGTCACACTGCTGAGAACATCGTGGATTCTCTTTAGCCtcttgggatttatttttttggcCCTGGACTGCAGTCTAATACTTCTTCCATTTCTCATCTCCTTTTTGCAGATAAAATAATGTTTCATTTGACCTGTTAAGAAGAAACTTATAAAATCCACAGTTCTGATGTAGATACCTTCTGACATAGTTCATATGGTTAATTTTATGTGTGACCTAGGGGTGGAAAATACTCTCTACCCTACCTACCCCATTAATCCCTGATGATAGCCCAGCATTTTGTGCTGATATTGACactctcttcctttcttttattgTATTAGGAACAGCATTTTAGTCCATGATTCTGTCTTGTTGTGAGGTTAATACCTGACAAAAGCGCTGAAGTTTTCTTGTCCTTTCCTAAATTCCCTTGTCCTTCCCATCATGAGAACTATTGGCTTTATTCTTCCACTGTAGTGCTTTCCTCTCTTCCATTTCAACCAACTCTTCAATGTTTTCTCTGCACCTTGTTGCTCTATCCTCTCATGCTTTCAttgagctgctgcctctgaacTCCCTTATGATTCATGTGAATCTTCTATAATCCTTTTTTGACTTTTTCTCATGTTGGGAACTTACTGCTCCTGCATACTCATTCAACCTAtgtctgtttttctgttttttcattCACTGAGGTGGTTCTGATTTGTTCTCTGTGAAACATTACTCATTCTCTGTTGCTTAGTTTCCAGCTTTAACCATCACATTGCCAGTCCTCCCCTGCTTTCCCCCAGCCTTCCCATGAATtcagtgtttattatttctactAAAATGGTTCCTGTATTTTGTTCTTCTCATTCCAAAACCTTTTGCTCTGCCTTTCCCTGTAAGTCTATTCTTGCCAGGTTTCCAGTCCTGATCACTCCCAACAATGTCCTTTCTCTAGCAAaaccattctgatggaagtctGATGATCTAGGCAATTGCTTCCACTGTGAACACCCTGGATTTattctcccctttttttttttctcctagtgTAATTAAATTCCATATGTGCAGACCCATCTTTACAGATTCTGAGTCAAtcctttccctcttttcttttttttttttcctgtgtgcaGATTTCTGCTGATCCTATGCCAGTATGATATAGTAAGATGTGCCCATCTGCTCTTCTCGCCTCATCTTTCCTTCCTCTATTGCTatctcttccttcttttttatgGATACAGGATTTCTGGCTTCCTGTGAATATACAATTCAATTTACCCAAGAAATCTTACCTAGCTTCAGTGACTTTATTCTCTCATTCCTTGCCTTAATCTTTGCCTTTCCTCCAGTTCTTTCCTTTAAAACCAGCAGAACAGTTGTGATGCATTTCTGTCTCCAAGATGTTTTTTGTGCACCATCACACATAAAACTCATCTGTTGTTTCCAGGATTCCCATTTGCTGGAGcatctcctccttccctcttgCTTGGCCTTGAGCTTCAATCTTTGAATCTTCCCTGGCTGCTTTCTCTATTGCGTTACACAAACCTCCTGCCTTCAGGACACTGTTATCTGTACCAGACTCTCATGTTCTCGCTGCAGAGATTCCCATAGCTCATGCCTGTCACAGAACAGCTAAAGCAAGCATGGTTGTGCTTTATTATGTCACCTTTAAGGCACAGGAAGAGAAACTTCCTTTTACAAGGCCATACTATTCTCCTGTTACAAATCCCTCTTAAAATTTCTTTGCTCAAACTACCAAAATTCCCTTATCTTTCATAAGGTATTGTGTGCAATAAGGTTGTGTGAGTGATGGGAAATTTGCCATTACattcataaaaaaaattaatgtttactagtgcttttaaaaaaatgttataaAATGCTCTCCTTAGCCCTGTAAGATTGATGAAATAGCAATGCTGTGATAGTGAGCCTTAGCTCTTGAATCACCACATAAGGCTTTGGGTCCCACTAATGAAGACACAACCTCCACTGCTGTCATCACTGGAGTGCTTACAAACACTGAGTGGCTGCTGCATTTTGTTTGCTGCTTTATTGCACACTTTTCAATGGGTCTGATGTTTGGATGTccctaaagcagctgctgtgtatGTTGTTTCTTCTCACCCTTGTCGAGCAGCCAGGACTTCCTGCACACCCACTGCTAGACCCACTGTAATATTCTTGTTCTTGTGGTGCTTTTTGATGCCAGTGTAAAGGTCACCTCAAAAGCAGCCACTGTGGCAGAGCCTGTGAattttttgtctatttttctgggtttgttttattctttttgtgtaccttctacttctctccactgtctgagaactttgaccattatgttggttgacctaatgtaaaattctcgaagtaaagtaagagaagccagtaaagaaaggcgaATTTGTTaatgcaggtggaaagagggaggccaacaaaaaaacccaaaagaacaataataatttttGTGAAGCACAGCAagtccctgtgcagcccctgcctctgccctgggctTTGGCcatgcagctcagagcagagctgtgctgtgcctgcctCCAGTCAAGGGTCAGTCAGTCAGCCTCATGTCTGcttgtgctggtgctgcttctCTGTCTCACCGTGGTTTGTGGATGTTGCTAAAACAGGtcataatttaaataaatattttaggtATTAATGCTTCACAGGATTTATGTTTCCAACTTCCTCTAGTAAGTGGGCTGTGCacagttaaaagaaaaatgtttgttGAATGCTTGGTTTATAAGAAATACTATGTTTTCACTAAAATTTGTAGGTTTCCCTAAATTTTGGATGAAGCCTGTATGCTAAATTTTGGTGGGTGATTTACTCAGCTGAAGCCTGGATGTTAAATTTTGCCTGGGTGATGTACTGTTGCTAAAACAGGTCATAATTTAAATAACTACTATGTATTTTAGGTATTAATGCTTCACAGGATTTATGTTAAGTGGGGTGGGCacagttaaaagaaaaataaccagTAGATGTTTGTTGAATGTTTGGTCTATAAGAAATACTATGTTTTCACTAAAATTCTTAGATTTCCTTAAATCTTGGATGAAGCCTGTATGCTAAATTTTAGCTGGGTGGTAATATAGTGGTGGATATCCCTGACCAGCACAACTGGTATTGTGGTACTGCTAAAGTTTGTTGGGTATTTTCCAAACAATAGACAAAGATGTTTAAGCTAATGAATATAATAATATCCCATGTCAGGCACATTTGATCATACACTGCTAGGTCTATGCCTACACAGTAATTTTCTTTGGGTTCTCCATTATCTCCAGGTAAAACTTCTTTCTGCCGTGTATCACAGAATGTTATCCCTAGGTGGCAATTCTATTAGTTGAGCTCAGATTTTGTGCCACGAATCTGAGTATTTCTATAAAATCCCAGTGGGAATCAGCAGATGAGAACCTAATGGACCTACCAGTTGTTCTTCCTGCAAGGGTGCTGAAACAGCTGGGGCTGGTAACCATCAGTGCTGGTGACACTGAGGAGCTCATGGTATGGCAGCAGTTCTGATCAGGGCCCTTCTCATCCCCTGCCTTGGACTGAgttctgaattaatttttttttaataattataatCAGTTTCTAATGATTATACACATCCACTGAGAATTTCTGTACTTTAACAAAACTTTATTTCTGCATGTTTTAACTTTCAATCATTTTTATACGATGTCCTTTCACCTTTGACAACCTTTATTGTAACAATCCCATCCTCACACAGCAGCTTCTGtcatttggtgttgtttactgTGGCTGAGGTCCTGTGCCATGAATTTGCATTTCTTGACTCACTTTGCTATTCCTCTCATTTTGGTATCCTTTGCACAGGCATTAATTATTTCTTGGCTCTATCTTGAGGAGTTGGTATAGAGGATAGGTCCTATTTCTCAAATAGAGATCAAGATAGATCAAGTAAAAAAGATTACTTAttcaatatttaaatatttagagGCTGATTATACTTGAAAACCCTTGCATTTCTTTGTTACAAACAGGATCTCAAATTTGGTATCTAAGAAATGGACAAGCAGAAATGATCTTTGAAAAGATGTGCTTAAGGGAGTTAATTGACATCACAAAGAACCCCCACGACAAAAAGGGGCAGAATTTGGTAGTGTCCAGTCAAACTCTCAGCTAATTAAATAATGACACTTCTTCCTTTACTCCTCTGACTAACAGAATACACATCTTAACTGCTGCAAAAAATAAACCTCAGATACATCAGatttctctgctgttttcttGTCCATCAACTACATCTGGCCCATCCTTTGTTTTGGGTGGGATTATAGTGCCTTAATGTGTAATTGAAAGTTTTATCATAACTTGAACATACTTCCTTGTCTTTCAGGTTTCGGTGATTGTATAAAGAGAATGTCAGTAATATCTATGGCCACAGTTTTAAAACAACTTCTGCTATAAATGGACTTAAATCTCCATACATTAAACagtaaattaatttctgtgGAGTTATTTCAACCTTGTATTTCTACAGCATGCATGTTTGGGACTCTCTCCTGGATGCTTCCCAGATCCAAAAATCTGGAccaatttccccatttcttGTGAGCCTCAGTTccttcatttttctctctctcaaaaAAACCTGCTTAGTAGAACACTTGATTTCTTCCTCAGTAAATGCCTTGAGTATGTCCTAATATATCACACTCCCTTGTGTCTTCTTCTCTTTCATTAATAGTATAAAAATGATTGAAAGTTAAAACATGCAGAAATAAGGTTTTGTTAAAGTACAGAAATTCTCAGTGGATGTGTATAATCACTAGAAACTGATTACAGTAGCTTGGCTTACACTTGTCTTATATGAGTTCTGTGCCACTTCTTGCTAGATTTGCTtgagtttgcttttacatgggtGTAAAAGCTTTTTATGTGTGTGAGTGGGCTGGTGGTCATGAAGCTAAATTATCAGCTCACTTGCATTTGAGGGATAATAGAGCTTTGTGCCCACATCTCCAGCTGGAATTCCCGCTGCCAGCAGCATGCTGTGTGCAATCTCTGTGCTGTGACAGTCACAGCCACTGGTTTTGTTCTCAGCTCAGGAGTCACTGCTTTCTACAGGATCATGGGGGATGCATCTTCCCAGGCAGGGTCTGTGACTCTGTTCCATGATGATGTGTCAGTGGTTAATGAATCCAGAGACAATACTTGGATCTTTCCTTATGGAAGTGTTTACAACTGAATTCTGGTGGTGTGTCATTCTCCTTCCCTGTGCCTCTTCTCCCTCTGCTGCCATAACTAGGGAAGGAACATGCTGGAAAAGGGAGAAGTGTTTATATTGCACACACAGAGATCAGTTTGCACAAGCCAGGAGTGATGGACAGGGGCAAAGAGCAAGCCTAGATATGAAACCAACAGTAATGTTTGGTTTTATTGGCCACAGGTGGTGGTCAGAACATGGTAGCACTAAACAGCTGCTCAGCGTAATGGGCTTCAACACTTTAACATAGCAACCAGTGCAGAATTGTCTTCAGGTGGCTTTCCCACTCCAGGAATTGGTAGCATTCATTCCTCTTTTGATAGTGGCAATAGATCACAGTTAGGTCAGGATTTGGGGCATGTTACTCCTATCTTGTGGGAAAAGCTACCCATTCTAGTGATGACAAAATAGCCCATCTATATCATCAGacctaaaaaaccccatgtTTTCTTAATGTTCTGAGTCTTCAGTTGTCAGGAGAAGGCAAACATGTTAGTTTAGACACACAGATACAGTATCATCTGGTCATTTGAataataagatttttttaaacaaacttTAGACAAGTGTGCAAGTGAAAGGAAGCAACGCGGCTTTCCGCTAGAGTAACTGAAAATACACTTACCTAATTAGAAACTTACAGCCATAAAACACTTACATGTTTAATATGAAATCTGATTTTAAGAACCCAACAAATTCTAGACTGCCTTATTTTCTAAGTGTATTTCAAGGAAAAGTAAACCTGGTAAGAAGTTCATCTGTATGTAGCCAGGGCAGCAAACTGCAGTCATGTAATAGTTTGTGAAGTTtcctgaattttaaaaagtattgaTTGTGAAcatgagagattttttttcactgtataTGGGAAAACTTACTCAAATACACCAAACTTTCTTACTGTAGTGCCTATTTGAAAATAGAATGTATGAATGTACTACTCTGCTTTGCAAAGCAATAATATAATCACCTCATTGTGTTACTGCTTGAAATAGTGATATCCAATGTAAGCAATAAGAATGACaagaattaaaaaacaaacaaaaaaaggaattcaAGAGTGCAAAACTAATATGTATTTACATACTCCTGGTCTTTCCTACAATAAGGAGAACCTACTTTACCTTTTTTTGATGTTAAACATATTAATGAATGGCAAATGAAATAGTTGATCTGTAAAACGCTGTGGAATATGAATGATGCATCTGAATGTGTTGTGGAAATATGCAACAGGAAATACTCTACAGAATGTAGGAGCTGAATGAAAACAAAGGATTATTCCTGAGAGAGTCTTTCTACCCAACCATTTGTCATAAGTGTTTGAGGAAACAACATGAAGTTTAAAAAAGATCTGCTTGTCTTATATagtcttaaaatctccacattGCTCCTCAGACTGGTGCCTTTTGGCTGGAATAGGTGCCCTCTTGCTGCTCATTGCTAGGAAGCCTCTTGTGTtcaggatgggacagggagaATAAAGAGAGGGAGTCTCCTGTGTGTTTCTTGCAAAATCCTTCACCTGTACACACCACAATACATAGAAAATGTCATAAAGAATTCAGCAAGTGGTTTTATCAATGACATGGAAATGAGGCCTGTGATGATGAGGAATTAAAGGAGATCCAGTTTGAATGTCCTGAAGGTGTCAGAATAAGTGAGATTAGTGGAAACAGCTCTGATTTTTATAGAAGTAAAATCAGAATCTGGCCTGATATCTAATACAGAAATTTCATTCTCTCTGCATGGCCAGAACGTTATTCATTAAGGAACAGCTTCCTCAAttctaatttttcattttctgtgatTATTGGAAAAAGTGACTTATTTGAAGAAAGTGTAACTCCTCACTTGGGAGGGTTTTCCTTTCCACATCTTCAGAGTAAGTAAAGTTGTGCTAATTACAATTCTATTAATGTGTACACTAGTCTTAATTTTTCACTGATTAATCTGTTCTTTGTGAGCTAATGTCCTGCCATACAAAGAGAAGTATGATAAACATAGCTGATATTAAGACTCTCTTGTAGAATTTCAGACCAGGTAAGAGCAATACATGCATTGCTCTTGGGGCAAAGGATTTGAATGtctttacatttaaaatatccAGAATGCTTAAAGTGCCTGGCTGTTCAAGCACTGTGGTCCCTACAGGCAAAGATAAGAGACAAGCATTTCAAACTGCTAAGGAGAGGTGACTCTCTGTAGTGACTGGATAGTTTAGAACAACTCAGAGTGAGATTTGTTTAGAATATAATTCTAACCGTATTCTAAAAACCATTAGAATATGGTTAGTTAGAAAGTCAGGCACACAAGGTTGCAAGTAGTTGTAGTTATACTTTTCTCACAATAGCTTGAGGCTCAACATGTGGCTTGGAACATTCTGTCTCTCTCCTGGTAGTGTGGAATCATTCTCTTTAAcatgtattttaatttattgtCACATCTACTTTTAAATATTGATAAGTTCAAGCAGGAAAACTTCTAAAGGCTTGTAAGGCAACTTTGAAAATGATATTAGGAGACTTAGTTTTATTAGAGTGTAGTAGAAAGTTTTCTTTACTAGACTGCAAGTTTCTGTAAGGATCTCAGGGCTGTGTACTTTGGTTTGCAGAGCACTCAGTGAGGAGCCTCCAGGCCCAGTaagcaggcagcaggagaggagccaaggtgtgctggggcagctcttggGGAGGAAGCCGTGACATCTGTGATTCCGCTGCCCACTGTGCTCAGAGCTTAGTGGGAGCAGCAAGCCCTTCCTAGAAGAGAGGCAAATGATCACCAGTCAGCTGTTAGTAATGTGTTTTCCCTCTGCCAGAGTAActgcttcctgctgctgccttctgcagagctccagctaGCAGGCTTAAACTCTAAGCTGGGAAAGAGTAATTGCTCTAACAGTCACTGAAAAGCTCTCTGCCCTTGCTTGGGATGGTGTTTCATGTGCTTCTTGTATGAAAAATTCACCCTGTAGTCACTGGTCTCTTTTACTGTAGCTGAGAATTTTCCTGTATTGAAATGGAAAGAGAGGAGACTCAAAACCCCTTAGCTTGGCCGTGGAAAGCTGACAAAGTTTGCATCTCTTTATTGATTAAGCAAGATGGAGCAGGTACTGTGTTTAACAATACTGTTCTCcaaggggaagaaaagaaaagagctgTTACAAGGATCAGTAACTCTTCCTTTCTCAAATTCATGAAGCAAAGTTAATCAGCATATTTTGCTTCTTAATTTAGTTATTTAAATGTTCAGTGGAGATAGATAAGATGAAATAGAACTCAGGAGGACATCTGTCTGAGTACAAGATATTGATACAAACAGAGAGATTGGGAAAAGTAATAGTGAGTTTTCATTTTCTACTTCAGACAAACCAGTCAGAAGTACTGCCATAAGCTCTTGCTGAGGGAGAAACTggggcacagctcagcactgtttgttttcatgtagGTTTAGATAATAAAACACAGAAGGCTGAAAGGGAGGTTTGCTTTACTATTGTTCAGAAACCACATTTTCTTCGTTTGCAAGTTTCAGCTGTCCCTATGCTTTTACTATAACTTTagatatttgcttttctttacatttttttccatctgtaTTTTCCATTTGGCATAATAAAAGGTTTAGAAGTCTAGAAGTGGAAGAAAAAGTGAGTGGCTTGCTGCAAGAAAGCAGAGTCTCTCATTCATTTATTTTCCCATTGTTTGGCAGGTGGAAAGCACAGATTTACAGAGCTGAACTGGATCAGCTGAAGAAGTGGgggaagagaaacaaaacaagtACAGTACCAGTGAAAAGAGCTTCAGCTTTATCTTGCAGCATCACCACAGCAACCAGAGAACACGATCAGAAGAAAAGGCTAGAGCAGAGAAGGCGAAAGTGCAGCTCCTTACCTTTGGACAGAAGGCAGCCAAATCATTATGCAGAACAGAAATGGGTGTTTGATGGTTCTAGACAAACTGTGGCAAAGGGAAGTGCCCCGTCACTAACAGGAATGTGCCACAGTTCATGCACCAGAAAGGGGAGTGCCATGAGATCTGCTGAAGAGACTATTTCTGTGGCTGCACACCTCCATGGGTTTGCACCCTTGCTGGGACTCAATTAGGTGGCTGTAGGCATCGGGGACCATCAGGTACTGGATAGTGACCTCTATTCCATTCGGGTGTACCTGGCACGAGGACTGAAAGACAGCACAGATCCTTCTGAGAGAAGCCAAGAGAGTGAGCCAGTCTGCACCCTTcccttctgtccctgcctgctgtACCATGGGATGTCGGCAAAGCTCGGAGGAGAAAGAGGCGGCGCGGCGGTCGCGAAGGATTGACCGCCACCTGCGCTCTGAAAGCCAGCGACAGCGGAGGGAGATAAAACTCCTCCTCCTGGGCACCAGCAACTCTGGGAAGAGCACTATCGTAAAGCAGATGAAAATCATTCACAGCGGTGGCTTTAACTTGGAGGCCTGTAAGGAATACAAACCCCTGATTATCTATAATGCAATTGACTCTCTCACACGTATCATTCGGGCTCTGGCCACGCTCAAGATAGAATTCCACAATCCTGACAGAGCGTACGATGCAGTGCAGCTTTTTGCCCTGACAGGCCCAGCTGAGAGCAAAGGGGAGATCACTCCCGAGCTGCTGGGGGTGATGAAGAGGCTGTGGGCAGACCCTGGCGTGCAGGAGTGCTTTTGCCGCTCCAACGAGTACCACCTGGAGGATAACGCTGCCTACTACCTGAACGACCTGGAGCGCATCGCCGCCCTGGACTACATCCCCACGGTGGAAGATATTCTGCGCTCTCGGGACATGACCACAGGGATTGTAGAAAATAAGTTCACCTTCAAAGAGCTGACTTTCAAAATGGTGGATGTGGGTGGACAGAGATCTGAACGCAAAAAGTGGATCCACTGTTTCGAGGGGGTTACAGCAATAATTTTCTGTGTGGAGCTGAGTGGGTATGACTTGAAGCTGTATGAAGATAACCAAACAGTAAGTGCACCTTCTGCTCCTtgttctctttccttcttttctttct encodes:
- the GNAZ gene encoding guanine nucleotide-binding protein G(z) subunit alpha, whose product is MGCRQSSEEKEAARRSRRIDRHLRSESQRQRREIKLLLLGTSNSGKSTIVKQMKIIHSGGFNLEACKEYKPLIIYNAIDSLTRIIRALATLKIEFHNPDRAYDAVQLFALTGPAESKGEITPELLGVMKRLWADPGVQECFCRSNEYHLEDNAAYYLNDLERIAALDYIPTVEDILRSRDMTTGIVENKFTFKELTFKMVDVGGQRSERKKWIHCFEGVTAIIFCVELSGYDLKLYEDNQTSRMAESLRLFDSICNNNWFINTSLILFLNKKDLLAEKIRRIPLTVCFPEYKGQNTYEEAAVYIQRQFEDLNRNKETKEIYSHFTCATDTSNIQFVFDAVTDVIIQNNLKYIGLC